One window of Kosakonia cowanii JCM 10956 = DSM 18146 genomic DNA carries:
- the ldtD gene encoding L,D-transpeptidase, with protein MLLLKSYGRRMSALSLCLAFAFAPLFNAQADEPEVVPVDTSATPGDQPTLLPQPLEQSPATAMMIGVKPYPNGVSVAEVRAQLQSQLPANWAPVYMDQLAALYAARGQKPMWDNREAVQAFQQQLAEVAIGGFQPQFTTWVELLTNPDVTGMARDVVLSDAMMGYLQFVAGIQAKGQRWLYSDKPYTLATPAISVINQWQSALDNGSLPAFIATLAPHHPQYTAMHQSLLTLVADSRPWPEMTGTASLRPGQWSNDVPALREILQRNGMLESGAEIALPDGNATVSTSAEPAPKKKPAAREAYDRTLVEAVKRFQAWQGLHADGVIGKSTRDWLNVTPAQRAGLLALNIQRLRLLPSTLSTGIMVNIPEYSLVYYLNGNEVLSSRVIVGRPDRKTPMMSSALNNVVVNPPWNVPPTLARKDILPKLWNDPTYLERHGYTVLRGWNSKEPIDPTMVDWATITPSNLPFRFQQAPGVTNSLGRYKFNMPSSDAIYLHDTPNHALFQKQARALSSGCVRVNKSSELANMLLQDAGWSDTRISDALKQGDTRYVNIRHDIPVNLYYLTAFVGADGRTQYRTDIYNYDLTARTGALVLAKAEKLIR; from the coding sequence ATGTTGCTTTTGAAGTCGTATGGTCGTCGAATGTCGGCGTTGAGTTTGTGCCTGGCATTCGCATTCGCTCCGCTGTTTAATGCGCAGGCCGATGAGCCTGAAGTTGTACCGGTTGATACCTCGGCGACGCCGGGCGATCAACCCACCCTATTACCGCAGCCGCTGGAGCAATCTCCGGCGACGGCGATGATGATCGGTGTGAAACCCTATCCGAACGGTGTCTCGGTTGCCGAAGTACGGGCACAGCTGCAATCTCAGCTGCCAGCAAACTGGGCGCCTGTCTATATGGATCAGCTCGCGGCGCTCTATGCTGCACGCGGCCAGAAGCCGATGTGGGATAACCGCGAAGCAGTTCAAGCTTTCCAGCAGCAGCTGGCGGAAGTGGCGATTGGCGGCTTTCAGCCGCAATTTACCACCTGGGTCGAACTGCTGACCAACCCGGATGTGACCGGCATGGCGCGGGATGTTGTACTCTCCGACGCGATGATGGGTTACCTGCAATTTGTGGCCGGTATCCAGGCGAAGGGTCAGCGCTGGCTCTATAGCGATAAACCTTATACGCTCGCGACACCCGCTATTTCGGTGATCAACCAGTGGCAATCTGCGCTGGATAACGGCTCCCTGCCTGCTTTTATTGCCACGCTGGCACCGCATCACCCGCAATATACGGCGATGCACCAATCCTTGTTGACGCTGGTGGCAGATTCACGCCCGTGGCCGGAGATGACCGGTACAGCGTCACTGCGCCCGGGACAGTGGAGCAATGACGTTCCGGCGCTGCGTGAGATCCTGCAGCGCAACGGCATGCTGGAGAGCGGCGCAGAGATAGCGCTGCCGGATGGCAATGCCACGGTCAGCACCTCGGCAGAGCCGGCACCTAAGAAAAAGCCCGCCGCGCGTGAGGCCTATGACCGCACGCTGGTTGAGGCGGTAAAACGTTTTCAGGCCTGGCAGGGTTTACACGCTGATGGCGTGATCGGTAAAAGCACGCGCGACTGGCTGAACGTCACGCCTGCGCAGCGCGCCGGTCTGCTGGCGCTCAATATTCAGCGTCTGCGCCTGCTGCCCTCGACGCTTTCGACCGGCATTATGGTTAATATTCCGGAGTATTCGCTGGTCTACTACCTCAACGGCAATGAAGTGCTGTCGTCGAGAGTGATTGTCGGTCGCCCGGATCGCAAAACGCCGATGATGAGCAGCGCGCTTAATAATGTTGTGGTTAACCCGCCGTGGAACGTGCCGCCGACGCTGGCGCGCAAAGATATCCTGCCGAAGTTGTGGAACGATCCCACCTACCTTGAGCGCCATGGTTACACCGTGCTGCGCGGCTGGAACAGCAAAGAGCCGATCGATCCCACAATGGTTGACTGGGCGACGATTACGCCATCTAACTTGCCTTTCCGTTTTCAGCAGGCACCTGGCGTGACCAACTCGCTTGGGCGTTATAAGTTCAATATGCCGAGTTCTGACGCGATTTACCTGCATGACACGCCGAACCACGCTCTGTTCCAGAAACAGGCCCGTGCGCTTAGCTCCGGCTGCGTGAGGGTGAATAAATCCTCTGAGCTTGCCAATATGCTGTTGCAGGATGCGGGCTGGAGCGATACGCGTATTTCGGATGCGTTAAAGCAGGGCGATACGCGCTACGTCAATATTCGCCACGATATTCCGGTCAATCTTTACTATTTGACCGCGTTCGTTGGCGCGGATGGACGCACGCAATACCGCACAGATATTTACAATTATGATCTGACGGCGCGCACCGGTGCGCTTGTTCTGGCGAAAGCTGAAAAATTAATCAGGTAA
- the ompF gene encoding porin OmpF, with product MMKRNILAVVIPALLVAGAANAAEIYNKDGNKVDIYGKAVGLHYFTKDNGANGYAGNGDKTYARLGFKGETKINDQVTGYGQWEYNFQGNNSEGGTDAQKGNKTRLAFAGLKFGDAGSFDYGRNYGLVYDAIGVTDMLPEFGGDTSNSDNFFSGRNGGLATYRNSNFFGLVDGLNFGVQYLGKNERANAQGSADDITRSNGDGWATSLSYDFDGFGVVGAYGAADRTNAQETHDASATGYGAAGKKAEQWATGLKYDANNIYLAALYGETRNATRLNTTPAGSTVERNGYLNKTQDFSVVAQYQFDFGLRPSIAYYKSKAKDVAGVGSADYINYIEVGATYYFNKNMSTYVDYIINQIDKDNKLGVGSDDTVAVGLVYQF from the coding sequence ATGATGAAGCGCAATATCCTGGCAGTGGTTATCCCTGCCCTGCTCGTAGCGGGCGCAGCTAACGCTGCTGAGATCTATAACAAAGATGGCAACAAAGTTGATATCTACGGTAAAGCAGTTGGTTTGCACTACTTCACCAAAGATAATGGCGCTAACGGTTATGCTGGCAACGGCGACAAAACATACGCTCGTCTGGGCTTCAAAGGCGAAACTAAAATCAATGACCAGGTGACCGGTTACGGCCAGTGGGAATATAACTTCCAGGGTAACAACTCTGAAGGCGGCACCGATGCTCAGAAGGGCAACAAAACTCGTCTGGCCTTCGCTGGTCTGAAATTCGGCGACGCGGGCTCTTTCGACTACGGTCGTAACTACGGCCTGGTATACGATGCAATCGGCGTAACCGATATGCTGCCAGAGTTCGGTGGCGACACCAGCAACAGCGATAACTTCTTCTCCGGTCGTAACGGTGGTCTGGCGACTTACCGTAACAGCAACTTCTTCGGCCTGGTTGATGGCCTGAACTTCGGCGTACAGTACCTGGGCAAAAACGAGCGTGCGAATGCCCAAGGTTCTGCAGATGATATCACTCGTTCCAACGGCGACGGCTGGGCGACCTCTCTGAGCTATGACTTCGACGGCTTCGGCGTTGTTGGTGCTTACGGCGCAGCGGATCGTACCAATGCACAGGAAACCCACGACGCATCTGCGACTGGTTATGGCGCAGCTGGTAAAAAAGCTGAGCAGTGGGCAACGGGTCTGAAATATGATGCGAACAATATCTACCTGGCAGCTCTGTACGGTGAAACCCGCAACGCAACCCGCCTGAATACTACCCCTGCGGGCAGCACCGTTGAGCGCAACGGTTACCTGAATAAAACTCAGGACTTCTCCGTTGTTGCACAGTACCAATTTGACTTCGGTCTACGTCCGTCCATCGCTTACTACAAATCTAAAGCGAAAGACGTTGCAGGCGTAGGCAGCGCAGATTACATCAACTACATCGAAGTGGGCGCAACCTACTACTTCAACAAAAATATGTCCACCTATGTTGACTACATCATCAACCAGATTGATAAAGACAACAAACTGGGCGTAGGTTCTGACGACACCGTAGCAGTGGGTCTCGTTTACCAGTTCTAA
- a CDS encoding amino acid aminotransferase, producing MFENITAAPADPILGLADLFRADERPHKINLGIGVYKDETGKTPVLTSVKKAELYLLENEATKNYLGIDGIPEFGRCTQELLFGKGSAIINDKRARTAQTPGGTGGLRVAADFLAKNTSVKRVWVSNPSWPNHKGVFNSAGLEVCEYAYYDAQNHTLDFEGLLASLEQAQAGDVVLFHGCCHNPTGIDPTLEQWETLAKRSVEKGWLPLFDFAYQGFARGLEEDAEGLRAFAALHKELLVASSYSKNFGLYNERVGACTLVCADADTADRAFSQMKSVIRANYSNPPAHGASVVATILSNTALRAIWEQELTDMRQRIQRMRLLFVNTLQEKGANRDFSFITRQNGMFSFSGLTKEQVLRLREEFGIYAVASGRINVAGMTPDNMAPLCEAIVAVL from the coding sequence ATGTTTGAGAATATTACCGCTGCCCCTGCCGACCCTATTCTGGGCCTGGCCGATCTGTTTCGCGCCGATGAACGCCCGCACAAAATTAACTTAGGCATCGGTGTCTATAAAGATGAAACCGGTAAGACGCCGGTGCTGACCAGCGTGAAGAAAGCAGAGCTCTATCTGCTGGAAAACGAAGCCACCAAAAACTACCTCGGCATCGACGGCATTCCAGAATTTGGCCGCTGCACCCAGGAGTTACTCTTCGGCAAAGGCAGCGCCATTATCAATGACAAACGCGCACGGACGGCACAAACCCCAGGCGGCACCGGCGGTCTGCGCGTTGCCGCAGATTTCCTCGCCAAAAACACCAGCGTAAAACGCGTCTGGGTCAGCAACCCGAGCTGGCCGAACCATAAAGGCGTATTTAACTCCGCTGGCCTGGAAGTGTGCGAATACGCTTACTACGATGCACAGAACCATACCCTCGATTTTGAAGGCCTGCTGGCCAGCCTTGAGCAGGCGCAGGCTGGCGACGTAGTACTGTTCCACGGCTGCTGCCACAACCCGACCGGTATCGATCCGACGCTGGAGCAGTGGGAGACGCTGGCGAAGCGCTCTGTAGAGAAAGGATGGCTGCCGCTGTTCGATTTCGCCTATCAGGGTTTCGCTCGCGGTCTGGAAGAGGATGCTGAGGGGCTGCGTGCCTTCGCTGCGCTGCATAAAGAGCTGCTGGTCGCCAGTTCCTACTCGAAAAACTTCGGCCTCTACAACGAGCGTGTAGGTGCCTGTACGCTGGTCTGCGCCGATGCAGATACTGCCGATCGCGCATTCAGCCAGATGAAATCGGTGATCCGCGCGAACTACTCCAACCCGCCAGCCCACGGCGCGTCAGTGGTTGCAACCATCCTCAGCAACACTGCCCTGCGTGCGATCTGGGAGCAGGAGCTGACCGACATGCGCCAGCGCATCCAGCGTATGCGTCTGCTGTTTGTGAATACGCTGCAGGAGAAAGGCGCGAACCGCGACTTTAGCTTTATCACCCGCCAGAATGGCATGTTCTCATTCAGCGGCCTGACCAAAGAGCAGGTGCTGCGCCTGCGTGAAGAGTTCGGCATCTATGCCGTGGCTTCCGGGCGTATCAACGTCGCCGGCATGACGCCAGATAATATGGCACCGCTGTGCGAGGCGATTGTCGCCGTCCTGTAA
- a CDS encoding MBL fold metallo-hydrolase, translated as MNYRIIPVTAFSQNCSLIWCEQTQVAAVVDPGGDAERIIQEVDACGVTVTQILLTHGHLDHVGAAAELAQHYGVPIIGPEKEDEFWLQGLPAQSRMFGLEDCQPLTPDRWLNEGDSVAVGNISLQVLHCPGHTPGHIVFFDAQSRLLISGDVVFKGGVGRSDFPKGDHAQLIHSIKHKLLPLGDDVTFIPGHGPLSTLGNERLHNPFLQDEQPVW; from the coding sequence ATGAACTATCGTATTATTCCGGTTACCGCGTTCTCCCAGAATTGTTCGCTAATCTGGTGTGAACAGACGCAAGTTGCTGCCGTGGTTGATCCCGGTGGCGATGCAGAGCGCATTATTCAGGAAGTGGATGCGTGTGGTGTGACGGTGACGCAAATCCTGCTGACGCATGGTCATCTCGATCATGTTGGTGCGGCGGCGGAACTGGCGCAGCATTATGGTGTGCCGATTATCGGCCCGGAAAAAGAAGATGAGTTCTGGCTACAGGGATTACCGGCGCAGAGCCGCATGTTTGGCCTCGAAGATTGCCAGCCGCTGACGCCCGATCGTTGGTTAAATGAAGGCGACAGCGTAGCCGTAGGCAATATCAGCCTGCAGGTGCTGCACTGTCCGGGACATACACCGGGGCATATCGTCTTTTTTGACGCGCAGTCACGTTTGCTGATCTCTGGCGACGTGGTCTTTAAAGGCGGCGTAGGACGCAGCGATTTCCCGAAAGGGGATCACGCGCAACTGATTCACTCCATCAAGCATAAGCTGTTGCCGCTTGGTGATGACGTGACCTTTATTCCGGGTCACGGGCCACTCTCGACATTGGGGAATGAGCGGTTGCACAACCCGTTCCTGCAAGATGAACAACCGGTGTGGTAA
- a CDS encoding YcbK family protein: protein MDKFDANRRKLLALGGATLGVALLPTPAFATLSTPRPRILRLNNLNTGESIKAEFFDGRGYIQDELAKLNHFFRDYRANKITHMDPQLFDHLFRLQGLLGTNKPVQLISGYRSVDTNNELRAHSRGVAKKSYHTKGQAMDFHIEGISLSNIRKAALSLRAGGVGYYPKSNFVHIDTGPVRHW, encoded by the coding sequence ATGGATAAATTTGACGCTAATCGCCGCAAATTGCTGGCGTTGGGTGGAGCCACACTCGGTGTTGCTCTGCTGCCCACTCCCGCTTTTGCAACGCTCTCCACGCCGCGCCCGCGTATTTTAAGACTTAATAATCTTAATACCGGGGAGTCTATTAAAGCTGAGTTCTTTGATGGTAGAGGCTATATTCAGGATGAATTAGCAAAACTCAACCATTTCTTCCGTGATTACCGCGCAAATAAAATTACGCACATGGATCCTCAGCTATTTGATCACCTGTTCCGCCTGCAAGGCCTGTTAGGCACGAATAAACCTGTCCAACTCATCTCCGGTTATCGCTCTGTTGATACCAATAATGAGCTGCGTGCTCATAGCCGCGGTGTGGCGAAAAAAAGCTATCACACCAAAGGCCAGGCGATGGATTTCCATATTGAAGGGATTTCCCTGAGTAATATTCGCAAAGCTGCGTTATCTCTGCGCGCGGGTGGTGTAGGATACTACCCCAAAAGCAATTTTGTGCATATTGACACCGGGCCGGTAAGGCACTGGTAA
- the mukB gene encoding chromosome partition protein MukB, with amino-acid sequence MIDRGKFRSLTLINWNGFFARTFDLDELVTTLSGGNGAGKSTTMAAFVTALIPDLTLLHFRNTTEAGATSGSRDKGLHGKLKAGVCYSVLDVINSRNQRVLVGVRLQQVAGRDRKVDIKPFAIQGLPTSVLPTQLLTETLNERQARVLTLQEVKDKLDAMEGVQFKQFNSITDYHSLMFDLGIVARRLRSASDRSKFYRLIEASLYGGISSAITRSLRDYLLPENSGVRKAFQDMEAALRENRMTLEAIRVTQSDRDLFKHLISEATDYVAADYMRHANERRVHLDKALEYRRDLFTSRKQLAAEQYKHVDMARELAEHSGAEGDLEADYQAASDHLNLVQTALRQQEKIERYEADLEELQIRLEEQQEVVAEAAERQEDNEARAEAAELEVDELKNQLADYQQALDVQQTRAIQYNQALQALERAKTLCHLPDLTIESADEWLETFQAKEQEATEKLLSLDQKISVAQTAHSQFEQAYQLVAAINGPLARNEAWSVARELLRDAVNQRHLAEQVQPLRMRLTELEQRLREQQDAERLLAEFCKRQGKQIDAEELEALHQQLEAQIAALSDNVSAAGEQRMALRQELEQLQSRIQTLTKRAPIWLAAQNSLSQLCEQSGEQFESGQDVTEYLQQLLEREREAIVERDEIGARKRAVDDEIERLSQPGGAEDQRLNALAERFGGVLLSEIYDDVSLEDAPYYSALYGPSRHAIVVPDLSLVAGMLEGLEDCPEDLYLIEGDPQSFDDSVFSVDELEKAVVVKIADRQWRYSRFPTLPIFGRAARESRIESLHAERETLAERFATLSFDVQKTQRLHQAFSRFIGSHIGVAFDDDPEAEIRTLNSRRGELERAISNHENDNQQNRVQFEQAKEGVAQLNRLLPRLSLLADETLADRVDEIQERLDEAQEAARFIQQFGNQLAKLEPMVSVLQSDPEQFEQLKADYAASQQVQRDARQQAFALAEVVQRRAHFSYSDSAEMFNGNNDLNEKLRQRLEQAEAERTRAREAMRSHAAQYGQYNQVLASLKSSFDTKKELLNDLQKELQDIGVRADSGAEERARQRRDELHAQLSGNRSRRNQLEKALTFCEAEMDNLTRKLRRLERDYHEMREQVVSAKAGWCAVMRMVKDNGVERRLHRRELAYLSADELRSMSDKALGALRLAVSDNEHLRDVLRMSEDPKRPERKIQFFVAVYQHLRERIRQDIIRTDDPVEAIEQMEIELSRLTEELTSREQKLAISSRSVANIIRKTIQREQNRIRMLNQGLQSVSFGQVNSVRLNVNVRETHATLLNVLSEQHEQHQDLFNSSRLTFSEALAKLYQRLNPQIDMGQRTPQTIGEELLDYRNYLEMEVEVNRGSDGWLRAESGALSTGEAIGTGMSILVMVVQSWEDEARRLRGKDISPCRLLFLDEAARLDARSIATLFELCERLEMQLIIAAPENISPEKGTTYKLVRKVVQNQEHVHVVGLRGFAPQLPETLPGTADVS; translated from the coding sequence ATGATTGATCGCGGTAAATTTCGTTCGCTTACGCTGATTAACTGGAACGGCTTTTTTGCCCGCACCTTTGATCTCGACGAGCTGGTCACCACCCTTTCAGGCGGTAACGGGGCCGGGAAATCGACCACCATGGCGGCGTTTGTCACGGCGCTGATCCCGGATCTGACGCTGCTGCACTTCCGTAACACCACCGAAGCGGGCGCAACTTCAGGCTCACGCGATAAGGGTCTGCACGGCAAACTGAAAGCCGGGGTCTGTTATTCGGTGCTGGATGTGATCAACTCCCGCAACCAGCGCGTGCTGGTTGGCGTGCGTTTGCAGCAGGTCGCCGGTCGCGATCGCAAAGTGGACATTAAACCTTTTGCCATTCAGGGCTTGCCAACTTCGGTGCTGCCAACGCAGCTGCTGACGGAAACCCTCAATGAGCGCCAGGCGCGTGTCCTGACGCTGCAGGAAGTGAAAGATAAGCTCGACGCGATGGAAGGGGTGCAGTTTAAGCAGTTCAACTCCATCACCGATTACCACTCGCTGATGTTCGATCTGGGGATCGTAGCGCGTCGTCTGCGCTCCGCCTCCGATCGCAGCAAGTTCTACCGCCTGATTGAAGCCTCGCTCTATGGCGGGATCTCCAGCGCCATTACGCGCTCCCTGCGCGACTACTTGCTGCCAGAAAACAGCGGGGTGCGTAAAGCGTTTCAGGATATGGAAGCGGCGCTGCGCGAAAACCGCATGACGCTGGAGGCGATCCGCGTTACCCAGTCCGACCGCGATCTCTTTAAACATCTGATCAGCGAAGCCACCGATTACGTGGCGGCAGACTATATGCGCCACGCCAATGAGCGTCGGGTGCATCTGGATAAAGCGCTGGAGTATCGCCGCGATCTCTTTACCTCACGCAAGCAGCTTGCCGCCGAGCAGTATAAGCATGTCGATATGGCGCGCGAGCTGGCGGAACATAGCGGTGCGGAAGGGGATCTGGAGGCCGATTACCAGGCCGCCAGCGATCACTTAAACCTCGTGCAGACCGCGCTGCGTCAGCAGGAGAAGATTGAGCGCTACGAAGCCGATCTGGAAGAGTTGCAGATCCGCCTCGAAGAGCAGCAGGAAGTGGTGGCCGAAGCCGCCGAGCGCCAGGAAGATAACGAAGCCCGTGCCGAAGCGGCCGAGCTGGAAGTGGATGAACTGAAAAATCAGCTTGCGGACTACCAGCAGGCGCTGGACGTTCAGCAAACCCGCGCGATCCAGTACAACCAGGCTCTGCAGGCGCTGGAGCGGGCGAAAACGCTTTGCCACCTGCCGGATCTGACCATTGAAAGCGCCGATGAGTGGCTGGAGACCTTCCAGGCCAAAGAGCAGGAAGCAACCGAGAAACTGCTGTCGCTGGATCAAAAAATCAGCGTCGCGCAAACGGCGCACAGCCAGTTTGAGCAGGCCTATCAGCTGGTGGCCGCCATTAATGGCCCGCTGGCGCGTAATGAAGCCTGGAGCGTGGCGCGTGAATTACTGCGCGATGCGGTTAACCAGCGCCATCTGGCGGAGCAGGTTCAGCCGCTGCGCATGCGTCTGACGGAGCTGGAGCAGCGCCTGCGCGAGCAGCAAGACGCCGAGCGCCTGCTGGCGGAGTTCTGCAAACGACAGGGTAAACAGATTGATGCCGAGGAGCTGGAAGCGCTGCATCAGCAGCTGGAAGCGCAGATTGCCGCGCTCTCAGACAACGTTTCTGCTGCCGGTGAGCAGCGTATGGCGCTGCGCCAGGAGCTGGAGCAGTTACAGTCGCGCATTCAGACCCTTACCAAACGCGCGCCGATCTGGCTGGCGGCGCAGAACAGCCTGTCGCAGCTGTGTGAACAGAGCGGCGAGCAGTTTGAGTCGGGCCAGGATGTTACCGAGTATCTGCAACAGCTGCTGGAGCGCGAGCGCGAAGCTATCGTTGAGCGCGATGAGATCGGTGCACGTAAGCGCGCGGTCGATGATGAGATCGAGCGTTTAAGCCAGCCGGGCGGTGCGGAAGATCAGCGCCTCAATGCGCTGGCCGAACGCTTTGGCGGCGTCCTGCTTTCGGAAATTTATGATGACGTTAGCCTCGAAGATGCCCCTTACTACTCGGCGCTGTATGGCCCGTCACGCCACGCTATCGTGGTGCCGGATCTCTCGCTAGTCGCCGGGATGCTCGAAGGGCTGGAGGATTGCCCGGAAGATCTCTATCTGATCGAAGGGGATCCGCAATCCTTCGATGACAGCGTCTTCAGCGTGGATGAGCTGGAAAAAGCGGTAGTGGTGAAAATCGCCGACCGCCAGTGGCGCTACTCCCGCTTCCCGACGCTGCCGATCTTTGGCCGTGCCGCGCGTGAAAGCCGGATTGAAAGCCTGCACGCCGAGCGGGAAACGCTGGCGGAACGTTTCGCCACCCTGTCGTTTGATGTGCAGAAAACCCAGCGTCTGCATCAGGCCTTCAGCCGCTTTATCGGCAGCCATATTGGCGTGGCGTTTGACGACGATCCGGAAGCGGAGATCCGCACCCTCAACAGCCGCCGCGGCGAGCTTGAGCGGGCTATCAGCAATCATGAAAATGATAACCAGCAGAATCGCGTTCAGTTCGAGCAGGCGAAAGAGGGCGTGGCCCAGCTTAACCGCCTGCTGCCGCGCCTGAGCCTGCTGGCGGATGAGACCCTCGCCGATCGCGTCGATGAGATCCAGGAGCGGCTGGATGAAGCGCAGGAAGCCGCGCGCTTTATTCAGCAGTTCGGCAATCAGCTGGCGAAGCTTGAACCGATGGTTTCCGTATTGCAGAGCGATCCGGAGCAGTTTGAACAGCTCAAAGCCGACTACGCCGCGTCGCAGCAGGTGCAGCGTGATGCGCGCCAGCAGGCTTTCGCGCTGGCGGAAGTGGTTCAACGCCGGGCGCACTTCAGCTACTCCGACTCCGCCGAGATGTTTAACGGCAATAACGATCTTAATGAGAAGCTGCGCCAGCGTCTGGAGCAGGCTGAAGCGGAGCGTACCCGTGCGCGCGAAGCGATGCGCAGCCATGCCGCGCAGTACGGTCAGTACAACCAGGTGCTGGCCTCGCTGAAGAGTTCGTTTGATACCAAAAAAGAGCTGCTTAACGACCTGCAAAAAGAGTTACAGGATATCGGCGTGCGCGCCGACAGCGGGGCAGAGGAGCGGGCGCGTCAGCGTCGTGACGAACTGCATGCCCAGCTCTCCGGCAACCGCTCGCGCCGCAATCAGCTGGAAAAAGCGCTCACCTTCTGTGAGGCCGAGATGGATAACCTGACGCGCAAGTTACGCCGTCTGGAGCGCGATTATCACGAAATGCGTGAGCAGGTGGTGAGCGCGAAAGCGGGCTGGTGCGCGGTGATGCGCATGGTGAAAGATAACGGCGTTGAGCGTCGTCTCCACCGTCGCGAACTGGCTTACCTTTCTGCGGACGAGCTGCGCTCCATGTCGGATAAGGCCCTTGGTGCCCTGCGCCTGGCGGTGTCGGATAATGAACACCTGCGCGATGTGCTGCGCATGTCGGAAGATCCGAAACGCCCGGAGCGTAAAATCCAGTTCTTTGTCGCGGTCTACCAGCATCTGCGCGAACGTATCCGTCAGGATATTATTCGCACCGACGATCCGGTAGAGGCGATTGAGCAGATGGAGATTGAGCTAAGCCGCCTGACGGAAGAGCTCACCTCGCGCGAGCAGAAGCTGGCGATCAGCTCCCGCAGCGTGGCGAATATTATTCGCAAAACCATTCAGCGCGAGCAGAACCGTATCCGTATGCTCAACCAGGGTTTGCAGAGCGTCTCGTTCGGCCAGGTCAACAGCGTGCGCTTAAACGTGAACGTGCGGGAGACCCACGCCACGCTGCTCAATGTGCTTTCAGAGCAGCACGAGCAGCATCAGGATCTGTTTAACAGCAGCCGCCTGACCTTCTCGGAAGCGCTGGCGAAGCTCTATCAGCGCCTGAACCCGCAAATCGATATGGGGCAGCGCACGCCGCAGACCATTGGCGAAGAGCTGCTCGACTACCGCAACTATCTGGAGATGGAAGTGGAAGTCAACCGTGGCTCCGACGGCTGGCTGCGCGCCGAGTCGGGGGCATTGTCGACCGGGGAAGCGATCGGTACCGGGATGTCCATTCTGGTGATGGTGGTGCAGAGCTGGGAAGATGAAGCCCGCCGCCTGCGCGGCAAGGATATCTCGCCGTGTCGCCTGCTGTTCCTTGATGAAGCGGCGCGTCTTGATGCCCGCTCTATCGCCACACTGTTCGAGCTGTGTGAGCGTCTGGAGATGCAGCTGATTATCGCCGCGCCGGAGAACATCAGCCCGGAGAAAGGCACTACCTACAAGCTGGTGCGTAAAGTGGTGCAGAATCAGGAACATGTGCATGTTGTCGGCCTGCGTGGCTTTGCTCCGCAGCTGCCGGAAACGCTCCCCGGGACGGCGGACGTTTCCTAA
- the mukE gene encoding chromosome partition protein MukE, giving the protein MSSTNIEQVMPVKLAQALANPLFPALDSALRSGRHIGLDELDNHAFLMDFQEYLEEFYARYNVELIRAPEGFFYLRPRSTTLIPRSVLSELDMMVGKILCYLYLSPERLANEGIFTQQELYDELLSLADENKLLKLVNNRSTGSDLDRQKLQEKVRSSLNRLRRLGMIWFMGNDSSKFRITESVFRFGADVRSGDDAREAQLRMIRDGEAMPVENHLQLNDEPEENQPDSSEDE; this is encoded by the coding sequence ATGTCATCGACAAATATTGAACAAGTGATGCCGGTTAAACTGGCACAAGCGTTGGCAAACCCGCTGTTTCCGGCGCTGGATAGCGCACTGCGCTCAGGGCGGCATATTGGCCTCGACGAGCTGGATAATCACGCCTTTTTGATGGATTTCCAGGAGTATCTCGAGGAGTTCTACGCCCGTTATAACGTGGAGCTGATTCGCGCGCCGGAAGGTTTCTTCTATCTGCGCCCGCGCTCCACCACCCTCATCCCGCGCTCGGTGCTCTCTGAGCTGGATATGATGGTCGGCAAAATTCTGTGCTACCTCTATCTCAGCCCGGAGCGTCTGGCTAACGAGGGGATTTTTACCCAGCAGGAGCTCTATGACGAGCTGCTGTCGCTGGCGGATGAAAACAAGCTGTTGAAGCTGGTGAACAACCGCTCAACCGGCTCCGATCTCGACCGTCAGAAGCTGCAGGAAAAGGTGCGTTCCTCCCTCAACCGTCTGCGCCGTCTCGGCATGATCTGGTTTATGGGCAATGACAGCAGCAAGTTCCGCATCACCGAATCGGTGTTCCGCTTCGGGGCCGATGTGCGTTCGGGTGACGATGCGCGTGAAGCGCAGCTGCGCATGATCCGCGACGGTGAAGCGATGCCTGTGGAAAATCACCTGCAGCTCAATGATGAGCCTGAAGAGAACCAGCCGGACAGCTCGGAGGATGAGTAA